The [Chlorobium] sp. 445 region AGGGGTGTGAATGCTCTGGTCAAGGAATTGTAAGACAAGTACAACCCCAACGCCTGCAATCAAGCCAATCACGGCGCCCAGCAAAATGTTGTTACGCCGATTGGGTCCAACTGGCAGCGGGTTTGGGATAGCCCAGTCAATGACTTCCACGCCACTTGGAATTTGCTCCTCGGCAATTAAAGCTTCTTGATAACGCTTTTCAAGTAGCGAAAAGAGTTCCTCGAGTGTCTTGTTATTGCGTTGCAAACGTGCAAATTCAATGTTCTTGCCCGGAGTTTTGAGGAAGGCTTTGTCATATTCTTCGGCAAGCTCTTTGTAGGCTTTCAGCCGCGTTTGCACGGCTACGATTTGCAATTCTGTATCTAACTTCTTTTTGTAGATTTCGCGGAAGTACTCGGTATTGTTGGTATTGGCTAACCCCTGTTTGACTTGCCGGTCATAGGCTTGTTGCAATTTCTTTTTGTAGGCTTCGATTTGGTCTTCATACTGCTTGACACGCTCTTGCGCGCTGAGGTTGAACTGTGTGCCCGGGTCTGCAAGCGCTCGATCGCGCTCAAACTCAAGTCGTGCAATTTCTGCTTGAAACTGTTTTGCATAGGGGTCAATTGCAGCTTGAACAGCAGAATTAGAGAGTTTAGGCTGCAGTGCAGCAAGTTCTTCGTTGTAGGCTTTGAGTGAGGCATTCAGACCGTTGAGCATCACTGTCGCTTCATCCATTTGTGCGATCGCCTGTGAGTACCGCTGAATCATTCGGTTAGCTTCTTCATTGAGCGCTACGATGCGGTTTTGCTCCATATACGTTTGCAGTGCGCGCTCACTTTCGGCTAACTGGCGCTTTTTCTGAGCCAGTTGATCTTCAATAAATTGACGCAATGTGCGTGCTGCATTGTTAGCGGACTTGCGCTTGCGCTCTTGAAAGACCTCAGTAATTGCTCGTGAGACGGTCGCTGCCTCGTAGGGATTAAGTGCCCGAAAGCCTATCGTAACCATATTGCTCGGCGCCTTAGCTGGAATGACAAACATTGATTGACGCACTCGCGCCGCAATCTCATCGACGCTTGCAATTTTACCATCAACTGTGCGAATGATATCGAGGGTATCTGTCTTTGCACTCGGATTTTTGTAGACAATCTGTAAGAGTTTGTAGGCAACTTCCTCTGAGACGGTTCGGCTTTTGAGAATTTCGATATCATCGACATTTGATTCACCTCGTTGCTGTGTAACATCAAGGCTGATGATCACCGATGCGTTGGAGCGAGAATTGTTGATGAGTGCGGTCGTTACGCTCTCGTAAATATCTGGTTGTGAGTAGCCAACAAGGTAGCCAATGAGCACAGAGGTAGAAAAGATGATGAGAACAATCCATTTGCCTTTGGAGAGCGCGCGCAAATAGCGATAGAATAAATCTGTGTTATCATCTTCTTCTTGCAAAGCCTGTTGCAGCGCACGGTAGTCGAGTATCGGCGTCTCGCCGTTAGCTTTATATCCGTTGGTTTTGATATTTGGCATCTTCTATCTGCGTTTCAACTCCTGTTCTAAATTGGTGTTTATCGTGCTTTGCTGAGCAGATTAAGGGCGTCTGGAAATATACAAACTTTATCTTCGTCTGTCATGACCTGCGTCATTACCTTTTCTCTGGCTCACGAAGCAATTTTTTCGCTAGCTATTGTGCTTGGTGCAACATCTTTTGTTTCATCCTTGAGTTGCATGAAAAATGCCGCAGCGCCAAAGCCTGCATTGGTGAGCGTCTGCAATGCAAATGTGATGAGTGCAAAACCTGAAGCTTCTACGCGTGCCACATCAAAGATTTTTTCAAGTGTCGTCTGACAGGCATATTGATATGTGCCTGCACCTGCTGGTGTAATCAGTTGTCCAAACCCAGAAATGCTTAGCGTGGTTAGTGCTTCCAACACACCAAGCTGATAACGCTCATGCAATGACAGCGCATAAATTGGGAACAGCATCCCTAAGAGATACAGCGTCCAAATCACGAGCGAAGAGAGTACGATTTCTGCATATTTCGTGCGGTTTTTCAGCGAGGCTGTACCTTCAATGAAAGATTTCAGCGCCTCTGAGATCCGCTCTGCCCATTTCTTTGAGCGTTTTTCCAGAAACTTCTCGGCAAGCTGTGCAATCTTTTCGGGATAAAGCGAGAGCACAGCAAAGAAGCCGAGCAACAGAAGCGAAGCCAGTAGAATCAAATACGCAGCAATCTCAAACGATACATGCATGCCCCAAAGTTGAACTTCCCCGAAGACCTGGTTCATCTTTACACGGAAGATAAAGGCTGATAGCGCCAGCAGCAGCGCAAACATCAACGTATCCAAGATGCGCTCGATTACCACAGAGGCAAGGACTTTCTTTGTATCTACTTTTTCTTGACGCGCCAAATTTACCGACTTAGTCACCTCCCCTACGCGCGGCAACGCCATATTGACTGCATAACCAATCATGGTCGCATTAAAGAGATTTGTTAGCCGCATTTTTTCTTTGACGGTCGAAAGTAAGACCCCCCAACGCCATGCACGGATTAGGTGACTGATTACCATTAAGACCACTGTTACAGCAAGCCAGAGGTAATTTGCGCCAAGAATCATGCGCCAGAGCTCTTCGACATCGCGTTGCGTGAAATCTTTAAACGCTAGCCAGAAGAAGACGCCAGCAATAACTACAGAAACCGAATACTTGAGAACTTGTTTCAGCATCTACCAGTTAAGTTGAGTTCTAGCCAAATATCACTTTTTTGAGCACAACACAGCCTCCAGAGTTTTTGAAAATGTCTTTATCGGCTTGTCGTCTCATAGCTTGAATGTTGCGGCGCTTTGCTAGCGTTTTTGTAAAGTTTTGCACATTCCACCACAGCGCACGCCACGCATAGCGCACATAGTCGCCTGCATAGAATCTGTAGTACAGCAGCGCAGCTAGTTCCAGAATTATCCGTACTGGCAAGAGCCACAGCAGGCGTCCAAGTGATGCGTTTTTTACAATCATCATCAAGTTATTTCGGTGATTGAGGTAGATTTTGCGCGGATTGCCTGCTGCTAAGGTCGCGCCGCCGTAGTGATAGACTACGGCATCGGGGACACATACCACACGATAGCCTGCCAACTTCATTCGCCAACAGAGGTCAATTTCTTCCATGTGTGCGAAAAAATCGTCATCAAATGCACCGAGTTCTTCTACGACGCTTCGGCGCACCATCATCGCTGCACCTGACGCCCAGAAAATTTCTGTAACAGTGTCATATTGACCCCTATCGTCTTCAACCGAATTAAACACGCGCCCGCGCGCATAAGGGTATCCTAATGCATCAAGCATACCGCCTGCAGCACCTGCATAATCAAAGACTTTTTCGCCACGCTGCCGTGCTTGCATTGAGAGCAATTTAGGTTGTACAGCTGCAATACGGTCATCTTTTTCGGCGACTTCAACCAATCGTTCCAGCCAATCAGGTTCTTGCTCTGTATCGTTGTTGAGAAACACGGCATATTTGCCACGCGTGCGCCGAAATCCAAAATTGCACCCACCCGCATAGCCTAAGTTTTTACCCGCGCTGAGAATCTTGATACGCTTGTATTTTTCAGACGCAAGTTTGAGACTTTCATCGACCGTGCCGTTGTCGACAATAATCACAGAGAGGTTAGGATAGGTTACTTTTTCTAACGATGCCAGACACTTGTCTAGAATCTCGACGCCATTGAAGTGCGGAATAATCACATCTACGGTAGGCGCGTTTGTGCTCACGCTGCTGGCTCGGCGACTATGTTGTCTAAGTGTATCGATAATTGTGCAAGTTGTTTAAAGCCGCAATATACGACGCTTTCTAAAATCTATCTCAAGCCTGTCCAGCCGCGCCGACTGAAATCGTTGTAGATAATCAGCGCAGCAATAATGCCCACCGAGATGAGAAAGAGCCCATAGAGCACCTGTCCGAAAATTAACTTACCGACACCAAAGAGAAATGCATAAACCATTAGCACACCAAAAACCAATTCACCAAGAGCGAGAAGTAGTTTTCATCGGCTTTGACTTCAGGAAGTTCTTTTGCGACTTTCCTCCAAAGCATTCCACCTACACGCGTGCGGGCATAGAAGGCTTTAAGATGCTCCATGCTCTCGGGCTTTGTAAGGAATGTAACAAGTAGCGTCAAAACAATTGTAACGCTGGTGATGATGAAAAGTGACTGCGGAAAGAGTGCACTGCCTGTCAGTTTGAGCACTGTATAAGTTAGAAATGGTACAATCATGGATGTAATTTCAGACCAGGCATTGAGTCGCCACCAGAACCAGCGCAAAATCAAGACAAAACCTGTTCCTGCACCACATTCCAAAATGAATGCCCATGCCCCAGCGATGCTCTCGAGCACAAAGAACGTTAGTAGCAGCGAGAGTATCATCACGCCGAGCGTGAAGAGGCGAGCTACGCTAACATAATGCACTTCACTTGCATTTGGTTTGAGCAGGCGCTTGTATAAATCGTTTAGGATATAGCTTGCGCCCCAATTCAGATGTGTCGAGAGCGTGGACATATAAGCGGCAAGAAACGCCGCAAAGAGCAACCCTTTCGCTCCGTTTGGCAGCACATCACGCATCACATAGACAAACCCGTTTTCTTTTTCTGAAAACGGAAGAAGCGGAAACATGACGACGCTGACCAAGCCAACCAAAATCCAGGGCCATGGGCGAATGCAGTAATGAGCCACGATAAACCACAGCGTTGCAAACAGTGAGTGTTTTTCATCCTTAGCGCTCATCATTCGCTGTGCAATGTAGCCGCCGCCACCCGGTTCTGCACCCGGATACCATGATGCCCACCATTGCACACCTGTAAAAGCTAAAAATGCTCCAATTGTCAATTCCATTGCGCCGCCTGCTTGGCTATCAGTTGGTTCTTCTACTAAAGTTGGCAAGAATTGAAACATCCAATCCGGCAACTGTTGTAACAATCCACCGCCGCTTGTGACTTCGGGACGGTTGATTGCTACAATCGCTAACCAAATACTGCCCGACATTGCAATCACAAATTGAATCGCATCTGTAATCGAGACACTCCATAACCCGCCCAAGCCCGAATACAGTGTCGTTAGCAGTGCAATTGCAACGATTGTCAGTTCTGCATTCCACTCTGGCAAAAGAATTTTAACGATTTTATACATTGCTAAATTTACCCAGCCCATAATCACAGCGTTCATCAATACCCCGAAATAGACCGCCTTGAAACTGCGCAGATACAGCGCTGGCTTGCCACTATAGCGCAGCTCGATAAACTCAAGGTCGGTGAGCACTTGCGCTCGTCGCCAGAGCCGCGCAAAGAAAAACACTGTGAGCATGCCGCCTGCCACAAAGGACCACCAAATCCAATTGCCAGCAATACCGTTTCTTGCAACGATACCTGATACCGCCAGCGGCGTATCGGCTGCAAAGGTTGTCGCTACCATGCCTGTTCCTGCAAGCCACCACGGCAGTTTTCTACCTGAGAGAAAAA contains the following coding sequences:
- a CDS encoding glycosyl hydrolase, whose product is MDTLRQHSRRASSVSTNAPTVDVIIPHFNGVEILDKCLASLEKVTYPNLSVIIVDNGTVDESLKLASEKYKRIKILSAGKNLGYAGGCNFGFRRTRGKYAVFLNNDTEQEPDWLERLVEVAEKDDRIAAVQPKLLSMQARQRGEKVFDYAGAAGGMLDALGYPYARGRVFNSVEDDRGQYDTVTEIFWASGAAMMVRRSVVEELGAFDDDFFAHMEEIDLCWRMKLAGYRVVCVPDAVVYHYGGATLAAGNPRKIYLNHRNNLMMIVKNASLGRLLWLLPVRIILELAALLYYRFYAGDYVRYAWRALWWNVQNFTKTLAKRRNIQAMRRQADKDIFKNSGGCVVLKKVIFG